A part of Numenius arquata chromosome 2, bNumArq3.hap1.1, whole genome shotgun sequence genomic DNA contains:
- the PET117 gene encoding protein PET117 homolog, mitochondrial: protein MSRSSRAVLAVSALLSAATVAAVHLQQRRERERLHSGVLRDLERQNQKKENIRLLEEQIALTKQLMEERDKALMAKGSQQS from the exons ATGTCGCGGAGCTCCCGGGCGGTGCTGGCCGTCTCCGCTCTGCTCTCCGCCGCCACCGTGGCGGCCGTGCACCTCCAGCAGCGGCGGGAGCGGGAG AGGCTGCACAGCGGAGTTCTCAGAGATCTCGAGCGtcaaaatcagaaaaaggagaatattCGCCTGCTAGAAGAGCAGATTGCTTTGACAAAGCAGCTTATGGAAGAAAGGGACAAGGCACTGATGGCAAAAGGGTCCCAGCAGTCGTAG